The DNA sequence TCTTGTTAAAAGGACACTGCTTAAGATCATATAgaatacaaatttaattattttgaaaagcttCAATTTTTAGATTTTAACAAATTACTATATTAAACACTTTAAAAGATATCTCTTAAAAAGCATTCTCTTTTATATAAGatttaaaaatagattttttagtattaacatataaataaaagtaaagagATGTATTTCTAATAATTTGCGTTTCTTCAGAAATTAAACtctaaaaattagttaattaatgcTGTAAAAAACAGAGCAGGTTTTATAAGAATATCAAGCCCCCCATAATTGACGAAAGATTAAGATTAGAATGACTTTCACGTCTAAATCTTGTGCTGGCGATATTAAAGAAAGAGAGTCCCTTTTGGAAGATATTTGTTAGGAAATGATGTAACCAAAAACCAAACCGAccaattaaaataagaaacGAAAGGGTCTTAGGTGTCACATTCTTGTATCGTCTCACCAAGGGAACAAATGGCAACCCTGCCACATTTTCTCCAATTCTCCTTTttgttagttaaaaaaaatatttaaacaaataaacaaaagatGCTTGTCTTAGAAAGCTTCTTCCAAAACATTAGACAAATTACAAAGGCAGGCCTTAAATCATTTCCAGAGTCTGTGTAAGTAGTAGTATTTCACTAAACAACAATATTCAttttgaaggaaaaaaaaaaaaaatatatatatatatatagtgctACGAATTGTTCATTACTTATAAGTAATTTAATTCATTAATGGCATACCATTGCCGAGGTTGTTCTTCTGTTCTACCATCACTCTTACATCCAGTTTGATAAGGTAAGCAATTCAGCTTAGAATTTAATAACTTTAAAGAAAGAAAGCTAGGTATGTAGTGTGGTTGATCAATGATCATAGAATTGGAATGAGTAATATTAAGTTCAAGATGAATCATGATCTTTGAGAATGGGTGGCCATGTTTGTAGTTGACATATGAAAGTAACATAAGAGGTATACAAACATATAAGGGGAATCTTTAATGGTAGATATGAGTTGCCTCAGATCCAGGGAACCTTACTTCTCTTGCCCCCCAATTATAgtgatattttttgttattgttttttttttatgttcatTTTCAATGACCCCATTTCCCTTGTCACCATGTTTTGTTTGATGGAGAGAAGACAAGGTCACTGACTTTTGacatttattaatatttatgttttatggTTTTCTTGAATCATCTATTGCCTTCTATTTCAGGGATCAACAAAGGATTGGTTTGGAGGCAgagaaataaattatttttttgcaCACCACCTGTTCGCCCAATTGACTGATAGAATTAAATATAAGAAACAGGTGAATTAATTTTCAGAAAGGATCTAGAGGGATAATCTAGTATATATAATAGCTTTGCTGTTTCAATAAATTTTGATGAGTAAAAAAGGACAACTGATTGTTTGGTTTTTTACACTGTAGTTGACTGCTTCTGAGGAGACTGATTCTAAATTTCTATAATCAAATTTTCATTTCTTGCCGTAGGAATCTCCTTGTTGTTTCTTGTGCCGGTTGAACTAAGTACTAGAAAAGAGAAAAGTGGTTGAAGGCTAACAGGTATAGGATTCTAGAGAGGATAAGGCTACTGCAAAATATCAAAGAGGACTTATGGAGGAAATTACTTCGACGATTGCGGTGCCATACAGACTTGGGAATTTGATTCAGAAGGAGTCAACGGTGGCAACCCGCATGGAGATAACTGGTCTGAAGCTCATGGCAAACACAACAGCTTTGATATTAAATCCTACAATTGAAGGTCATCATCAATCTTACTCTGTTGGAAACGAAGACTACTGCACAGATATATGTCCAAAACACCAAACTAGGTCATCTGCAGAGGTAAAGGAGAATCAGGGTCGAACCAACTCAGCTCCCCTTGAATCAAAAATGGTTACTGAATTTAAGGTGAGAGATGAATTCATGTCAGCTAACAGTTTTCATTCTGTACATAATCAAAGATCTGAATCTGTTGCCAGTGACAAAAGTTGTCCTGGGAATGAAGCTGCTACTTTGACTGATAATTGTTCTGATTCTGATAATGATTTGCCGATTGCCACCAAGTTTAATAGTAATATCCAAGGAAAGTCCAGTTCGATCGAGGCGAGTCCAGAGCTGGAGCCAGTGCAGAACATGGTTTCTGCTGCTATGGAACTTGAAACTGAAGATGGAAGCGGATCAGATGGATTTGATCCAAAACTATCTGCCAGTCTTCATGATGTGTCAGACAAGCAAACAAGCATAGCAGACTTCCAGAATGCATCGGAATCTGATGGAGGTCCTCGTTGGGGTTTCTCGTCAGTTTGTGGAAGGAGACAAGAGATGGAAGATGCTGTTGCTTGTCAGCCTCAACTTCTTCAAGTTCCTTCACAGATGCTAGCAGATGACCACGTTAATGAAAATGGAAACTCATCAGCCCACTTTTTCGGTGTCTATGATGGACATGGGGGTTGTCAGGTATGTTTGAAAATCCGTAATCACTTGTGTCAGTTATACTTGTTTATTCCCTGAAGTTTATTTTGCtcaaatacaaatacaaatatTGATTACAATTCGTTACTATGCCTAAAT is a window from the Arachis stenosperma cultivar V10309 chromosome 3, arast.V10309.gnm1.PFL2, whole genome shotgun sequence genome containing:
- the LOC130965550 gene encoding protein phosphatase 2C 77-like isoform X1, with product MEEITSTIAVPYRLGNLIQKESTVATRMEITGLKLMANTTALILNPTIEGHHQSYSVGNEDYCTDICPKHQTRSSAEVKENQGRTNSAPLESKMVTEFKVRDEFMSANSFHSVHNQRSESVASDKSCPGNEAATLTDNCSDSDNDLPIATKFNSNIQGKSSSIEASPELEPVQNMVSAAMELETEDGSGSDGFDPKLSASLHDVSDKQTSIADFQNASESDGGPRWGFSSVCGRRQEMEDAVACQPQLLQVPSQMLADDHVNENGNSSAHFFGVYDGHGGCQVANYCREHLHSVLTEEIEAAKSSLNNAREKWQDHWKKAFSNCFHKVDDAVGRIGAPDSESHCDGFEGSIEPLTPETAGSTAVVAILTETHIIVANCGDSRAVLCRGKEAMPLSTDHKPNREDEWERIEAAGGRVIQWNGYRVLGVLAVSRSIGDRYLKPWIIPEPEVMFIRRQKTDECLILASDGLWDVITNEEACNIARRRILLWHKKNGSNNNSSVSTEHGHGIDPAAHYAAECLSKLAIQRGSKDNVSVIVIDLKAQRKLKKKA